Part of the Bos indicus isolate NIAB-ARS_2022 breed Sahiwal x Tharparkar chromosome 29, NIAB-ARS_B.indTharparkar_mat_pri_1.0, whole genome shotgun sequence genome is shown below.
CGAGAAAACTAAGACACAGACAAGAGTCTATCTGGTAAGTGACTGAAACAGAACTACACTCTGGCTCAGTCTCCCGTGGACCGCTCAGAAGTTCCTTCTGAGGGAGGTAAACAGGAAGAACCACCTTGGATTGAGGACACACTCTACACCCAAAAGATTACAAGCGGTTCAAAATACAGTCCTCCCCAACTCACCTCCAAGCATGCGGCCGGCTACTTCCAGAGTGCTCAGAGCCTCCACCCCACACTGGCCCAGAGTAGCCTCATCCTCTAGGGGCGTGCCAGCCAGGAGCAGGACTTGATCTTCTGGAGCGATGCCCTCCAACGAAGCTACATGAGCCTATGGAGAAAAACAAGGTTCAGCGTTCCCGCAAGGAGCGAGGatgaagaacacacacacacaaaaaaccagaCGGCACCAGGGAGTCTTACCTTGATTTGGGCGACCGTCTCCTGGCCGGTCACCTCGAGAGTGTGTAGCTCCTGGGCGCGAACAAAAAGCTGCATGTTGGCGACTGAAAAAAAGATAGGGAGGGTGGTTTCTAAGAGAATAAATACTCTGGGAGAGACGAGGATCGGTAAATGGGTGGGCGGCCGGGGATGACTGCGCAGGGAAGTAGGTGGTCTCGGGGTCTCACGTGGGTAAGGCCCGAATTGCCAGGGAGGATCGACGGGAATCAGCCCCAAGAACAGTCCCTCGTTCCCTGTTTTTTCCGCGTCTTCTAACCTCGAGGCCAATCTGCTATTAAGTCCTTCCGATCCACCCGTAGCCCAACTCTTACCTAGATCGCGGACACAGCTGCCACTACCGCGAAGATGGAGTCGAGAAAGAGGAAGGAGCTAGGAAACGCACGTCCTCTCCGCCTGCTGCGTGCGACGTCACTGAGGAGCGACCGCCAAGGCCTCCGATATTTGTACCGCCCGAAGCCTTTCTGGCTCCGCCTCTTTATGATTGCGCAGGCGCTTTCTCGGTCCTGGGCGGGGCGAACAGAAAGGGGCGGGACCAGGCTGATTGCGCGCGCAGAAAGCTGGTTGGGGGACAGTTCAAGATGGCGGCGGCTACGTTTTGGTTTGTGCTGCGGGGCTGGAGAACCGGTGTCCCGCCGGGCTGCGGATTACGGCGACTGGTGAGAGAGCTGATCCTGGAGCTGGGGGCAGAGGGCTAGGTGTGAGGCTCACTGTGTGCCTTATAATCTAAAAACTGCGCCTTCCCTAGGGGGCACTTTTCTGGAGCTCAGATACAAGATTGACAGAGAAGGTTGCAGGGCCTGGAGCGCGTTTCCGAACGTGGGGCTTGAAATATGATCGGAGGACAACTTGAGTTAATTAAATTAACAGGATTGAAATATGATTGGAGGACAACTTGAGTTAATTAAATTAACAGGTGAAATATGATTGGAGGACAACTTGAGTTAATTAACAGAATTGAAATATGATTGGAGGACAACTTGAGTTAATTAACAGGACAACTTGAGTTAATCAGCACAACTCGCtctctagttttttctttttttggctgcctcctttttttttttttttttttgaagaagccGTTCCAAAGGGTGAGGATTGGCCCCACATCATTGGCGACGCTTTTGGGAACCTAAGACTCAAGATATATAGGCCGCTTCATCTTTTCATTCTCATTGTAACCCTGGGAACCTGGGCTTTCTGTTGGGAGAAGTATGGAAGGACAGACTGTAATGTGACCTTAGGTATATTGTTTGCTAATGTCTTTATCTGTCTTGGATGTACAAAGGAGGTAGTAAAACCCCTAACATGTCGAATTAAAAGAATTAAGTGAAAACAGTACCCATAAGCACTTAGTGCTTGGTTATGTCCATATGAATTTGAGCGTGAAATGTTCCAGGTGAGGGAAGGTCACTTCAGATGAGAGTGAGTGGGAAATTATCACGATTGCTAACCCAGTCCCTAACCCAGAGGTAGAATATTTCAGTAGAATCTTCAGAGGAaactaaaatattgaaaaatgccGGATTGGTCAGACCTAGGGTTACTCGTCTTTCCAGAGGTATACACACACTTCTCATTTGAGTCCCACAAAAATCCTGAGAGGCAGGCCCTTCTGAGTTCCTGACTGGtaccctttgttgttcagtcactaagtcgtgtcccccgtggactgcagcgcacaccaggctttgctgtgcccgtccttcactatctcccggagtttgtctATTGAGTCCATGGCGCTAACCATCATATCCTCAGCCTTGTACCCTGAGGGTAACCCTGTACCCTCAGACTTGTACCCTGCAGCCTGGCAAACTCAAGTCTGGTGCTTTCCTACCTCCTGACCCCAGGAAAGGGGTGGCAGCGCAGTGAGCGGCCTTTTACTTATACAAGTTAAACTCCAGCCTTTTATTTATGCTATTCTTTTTGCCTGTAATGTTTCCTTTTTCTACTTAACTGAAGTTCTGCCagctgatggattttttttttttgtctcagagCCAGACCCAGGGGACTCCTGATTACCCCCGCTTCCTGGAGTCTGTGGATGAATACCGTTTTGTGGAGCGCCTGTTACCCCCCACCAGCATCCCAAAGCCCCCAAAGCACGAACATTATCCCACTCCTTGTGGTTGGCAGCCCCCTAGAGGTGAGCTGGGTGATGGGGATAGCTTGAAGGCTGCAGGGAAACATCTCCCTCCCTAGTGGTCTCTCTGCCCTGGCCCAGGCTCTCAACTCCCCAGAGGGCTACATTGAGATCACTTAGAGCTAGCATCTTAGGTTCAACGAAGAGCTGGGGATTGGATACCTGTTTTAGTAGGACCCATCCATTCACACTATTGGGGTGAGGTCTTCTCATGTGGGAAAAGTGAAGCATAGAGAGATGATCCAAAAACTTCCACCCCGGCCATAATTGAGACATGGCTTGGGAGTTGGGCAGCTCTGTGTCCAGGTTTGGTTTTGCCGTGCATTTCCAGTATTATCTAGTTGCTTAGCTTCTCCCAACCTTAGTCTCAGCAAAATAGAGATCATCTGCTCAGCACATTAAAGTGGATTGTGCAGAGCTCGGTCTGTGCTAGGTATTCAGTTCTTGTAAATGGCCATCCCTTTGTGCCAGATTGAATTTAGCCTCCCTGACCTAGTGGAGAAGGGCAACGATTGGCTCCAGAGGGGGACCCAAAGATCCAGGGAGGCATAGCCCcgacttcatttcttcttcagcACCTGCTGGTGCTGGGCCTGTGCTGGGCCTTGAGGTACCAGCATGAACAAGCTGGTCCTGGCACCAAACTTACGGAAAAAGCGGGTCTCCTGATCTGAAGCCTGGAGGTGGCTTTGCCCTTGTGTTCACTGACCCTCTACACATGGGGGAGAAAGGCGAGGTGAGAGGAAGTCTGAGGACATTTGACTTATCCCTGTCCCTCTCTGTCACAGACCCCCCACCCAACCTGCCCTACTTCGTGCGGCGCTCTCGGATGCACAACATCCCAGTCTACAGGGACATCACGCATGGAAACCGTCAGATGACTGTGATCCGGAAGGTGGAGGGGGACATTTGGGTAAGTGGGTGGGTAGGTCAGGGTCCAATTCTGACCTTTCAGGGCTGAAGGGACAGGAGCCTCTGGAGGGAAGGGTCTCCTGACCAGGCCTGATCCGTCATCTTCCCCTAGGCCCTGCAAAAGGATGTGGAAGATTTTCTGAGCCCACTGCTGGGGAAGACACCTATCACCCAGGTCAATGAGGTGACCGGTACCCTTCGGATCAAGGGCTACTTTGATCAGCAGCTCAAAGCCTggctcctggagaagggcttcTGATGCCCAGCTGAGCAGCCTCCGTGATAGTGTGCCCCTCAGACTGCAGTCCTGGGGATCCCAGGAGGAGGGAGGCTGTTGGAGCAACAAGGAAAGAGGGGGTACAGAGACCAGGGCTGAGGGCTTTTGGAGCAGGCCTTGCATGCATAAAGGAGGAAATGGGACTCGGTATGGGTGCCAGCACTGGGGGAGGGCTGTCTAACATTGGAGACACACCAGAAACAGCCAAGCTTGAGGGGAGTGTTAATTGCCTCCCTGCCCCACTTTGGCGTGATCCTGCTCTCCCTTCATTGGAGCTCCTTGACTTGAGCTACTCAAGCTTTAGAGGTTGTTAACTGCCCCTCTCTCGAAAGCAATAGCCCAGCCTGGTTGACCGGAGGGTAGCCCAGGGCACACCCATTGGGCACATTTCTTCCTTGGCCCACAGACCTTCACTGCTGCAAAAAATCCTTGAGCCCTTCTTCTAGGTCAGATCTGGCTTGGTAGAGGCTAGAGAACCCAGGATGACTTAGACACAGATCCTGGAGGTCTTCATTTCCAAGTGCCATGCACGTCAGACCCTGGGCTCATTCCTTTTACCCATGGAGAGGTAAAAAGTGGCCTCCTTCTCATTCTGTAttagagttggacctgactgggTTTCTAGTTCCAGGAATCTAAGTGATTAGCTGGCCTGCAGGGCTCCCTGAGAGTTCCTGGCGCAGCCCACGGCCATCCCTCCCAGGTTGCTGACCTGGTATCAAGGCTGGACAATACTCAGGCAGGAAGATACTGACCTTTTGTCCCTATCGTCCTATCCTGCCCCAGCCAAGGAACCTTCACACTTGCCTCACCTTGGGAGTCCTaaaggcaggagacctgagatcCACCCCCACCTCGGCATCAGGCTGCCTCAAGACAGGGTTCAAAGCATGGCTCCCCTACTTGCTCTGACCTCAGGCAAGGTAGTTACCCTCTCTGGGGTTCAgttttttcatatgtaaaatgggttTATCTTCCGAAGACCTTAATAATTCAACACTGCCCAGGGACAGTACTGCTTTGTATAAATAAACCCGCAGATTCCAGGCCACTCTTAAGTCTACAACCTGAGTTTAGAAAAAGGGAGTGTGGCACACCAATCCTATCACACCAGTTCCACCAGTCATTAATGCAagtttttatttggctgtatatACAATTTAAGCTATTAAAATTTGTacaatatttacaaattaaataatCATCTGAAACTGTCTCCAGCAACTCTTGTAACATAAAACCAAGGGGAAAAAGACAGGGGCAGGCAAGGCCTTGGCTCCTGTGGGCCCTACCTGGCCCAGAGCCTTTTCTAAACTGGAAAGATGAGGAACTCAGCACTCCTGCTTCCCTTTCCTGGGGGTCAGGCATTCCAATTCAAAATGTAAGCCAGAAGACAGCAAGGAAATAACTCCCATTCTTCTAAACTCAAGAAAAATTCTGCAAGTTAAGAAGTGGCCTTTCCGTAGGTTCTGAGGCTTGCAGTGGTTCAGAATCAGACACACGAGCTCTCAGCCTAGAGTGAGGCTGCCCGGTGCCTGCTGAGTGAGACCAGAGTCTCACCTTAAACTACAGGGAGAAAAGGGCCCgggggggaggggcagagcagGGCCCCTCGGTGCTGTCgcctgcccctccacccccagatACTCCTTTCCCTGAGTTGTGTGGTTGCCAGTAAGACATGGAAGTGCCACAGGGCACAAAGGGCACAGCAGACCACCGCAAAGAGCTTCCGGAGAGTTTAGGTAGGAAAAGAGGTTAGGTACCAGTCTTGGTGGGCGGGCCCAGGAGCAAGTTCCTGGCCTGCCTCCAGCCCCTTAAGTCCACACTCGGGAACGGGAGCTAATACTGTTCGGCACTGCAGCGTGACTCCACGCACAAGCGGGACTCAGAGGGGCTGCCCCTTCTCCCAGAAGGGCACTGGGGGGTCAGAGGGCGTCTCAGATGCTGCACCTTTCTGTCTTGATGGGCCCAGCAGAATACAGGGCTGAAAGGTTGGAGAAGAAGCCTGGAAGTGACCCCAAATCCCCATGGCTGCCAGGGGACTGCAAGGGCTGGGGTCAGCTGGGGCCTCCAGCCGCTTTGCACTTGGTCTAGGGTGCCACCTCCTCCGCCTCAGAGCTGGGCTTACTGCTCCCtggtgcagggagggagggagctggcACTTGGTGGCAGGACGTGTCCCAGCGAGGGCTGCTCGAGAGGGGGCAGGTCAAGACTGGGGCGTTGTCAGTGGGCAACAGGGGACTCCAGCTTTTGTAGGCGGCGGCGGCGCAGCTCCGCTGCATCAGGCTCCCCATCTTCAGGCAGCTCCTCGGTGCCCGCTGACTCAGGAGCTGGGGACAGAGAGGTCCAGGAGTGGAACCCAGACAAGGCCTCTGGCCCATTCCCTGGGGGCTGACCGCAACTACCTGAAGGCTTCTCGGGTTCAGGGGCTGGTGGGGAGGCTCCCGGGGATGGGGTGGTGGCCTCAGAGCTGGGGATGCTGGTGGAAGAGGTGGCAGCAACAGCGCTAGGGGCAGTCTCCTCAGTGGGGTTAGCTGCGGTGGCAGGCCGGGGGGGCCTAGGAAGAGAAGGGATGAGAGGAGGGCGTGGCGTCCTGGCCTGACTGGACAGACTCTGCACTCGGTGCACCTCGCAGGGTGAAGGCCAGCACCGACGTCACCAGTGGACGCCAGTGAACACGTGTTGCGTGACTCCTTGAAATTCTGTACCACAGACCGTAAACCACGTACAGGCAGGGACTGCGGGCCGCGTTCAGTTACACTGCTGAGTCCCCATCTAAGGTGCCAGGCACCTTCCAGACCAACTAAGACAGTCCACTGAGTAACCCACAAAGCACACGAATCTCAGACTCAAGCTCCTCTCCAAGTCTGTACTGACATTGCTGGGTACCAAGCACTTTGTACACGTTCCCTGCGAATAGGAATTAGAACACCTCTATTCAAATAAGGTAACGAAGGTCAcaaagtgagtgagtgataggATTGGGACTTGAACTTGGGCCAGGCTAGCTCCAGGTGACTTTATCTGCTGTCTCAGATCAAGGGCCGTGATTCCCAAAGTGCCACCCTGTGTCAAGAGGGTGTACACGATAAAACTGAAGTACCAGGAATTATGAGTAATCTGACTTTAGGAAAGTATAAAGGGACAAGATTCAGGTCAGCTCTTTGATAAACCCCACTCCTCCGCAGATCCAGACAGGCCTTGTGCAGGGGCAGGATAAAAAGACACTGAGAACCCTGACACTTTGGGTGTGCCTACAGGTAGGATGCACGAATCAACGGGTGGCAGGAGAAAAGGGCCAAAAACCATCGCTGGGGGCCTGCTCTCGGCAGCTCTACACCCCCGCTGCCCGCCCTGGCCCCAGGTGTAGACGTACCCCAGGGAGGCGAGCACGGTGAGGTACTGGTTGATCTGTAGCATGGCGGCATCCAGCAGCGTGTGGATGTTGCGCAGGCTCTGTAGCCGGGCCTCCAGGTGCTGTCGCTCATGGCCTTCCAGAGCCCGCAGCTCCTCTGGGGTCAGCCCAGCAAAgcctgcaggaggcacaggcatGGGGGGGAAGGctgaagggggagagagagaggctcaGCCTGGGCCTgacaccccccacctccccaaaccACCCCTGGAGAGGCCCCACTTACCAAAGGGCGGAGGCAGCGGCATGCCCATCcagggaggggggaaggggaagccgggggcagggctggcctccggggaggaggcagggccagGTGCTGAGGCAGAGGCGGCAGTAGCGGCTGTGGTTGTGGCTGCTCCATTGGGCCGAGAAACGGCAGCTGAAGAGCAAGAACAGGAAGTCAGCAAGTGTCGACGGGCCTCTGCTTCCCTTGCTTCCATCCCCTGGCTGATGTGGTTCCAAAGGGCTCACCTGCACTGGTGGACGGAGGGGCCACAGCCTCTCCTGAGCCGGGGGGAGGTGGGACAGGCGGGAAGGGGCCCATGGGGGGCCACAGCGGGAACATGcctggagggaagggaggcaggaggccCTGGGGGACTGCAGAGAGAAGACCGGTGGTGAGAAAAGGTCCAAACTGAGACAGATCCAGGATGCAGGCAGGGGGTCTGGACGTCCTCTGTCCCCACAGGCCCTCTCTGAGCTCAGCACAGATCACTTGTGACGGCAATCATCTATGTCTCTTCCTGTGACCAGCCCTTGTGGCCCCCCCACCCCGTCTAGAGGGCAGGGACTCTTTCACCTCAAGATTTCCCATTCCCAGTCCAGGGCAAGTACCCAACAGTGTGGGATGGCCAGATGAAGGGGCCACTCACAGTTGGGGGGCTGGGGCAGGAGTGGTGGGGCGTGGGGGGCAGGTGGTGGCCCCTGATCTGCAGGCTCAGGGGGCGGCGGTGACTGGGTCGGCAACGATGCCCGAAGGACGTCCATACGGCAGGTGGGGCAGGTCTGCTGCCGCTGGAACCAGGAGCGCAGGCAGCTGGGGGTCAAGACCAGGCAGTGGTTGGCAGGTCCCTGGGGTTCTGCCTCCCAGAGCCACCCCTgatgcccaggctcctctgggcctCTCCCACCTGGTATGGAAAATGTGGTTGCAGGGCAGTCTCTTGGCACCAGTCACCATCTCTTCTCGGCAGATAATGCAGACATTGTCCATCGCCTGCAGTTCCTCTGGAGTGGCGTCTGGATACCTGGTCAGAACAGGCCAAGG
Proteins encoded:
- the FAU gene encoding ubiquitin-like FUBI-ribosomal protein eS30 fusion protein — translated: MQLFVRAQELHTLEVTGQETVAQIKAHVASLEGIAPEDQVLLLAGTPLEDEATLGQCGVEALSTLEVAGRMLGGKVHGSLARAGKVRGQTPKVAKQEKKKKKTGRAKRRMQYNRRFVNVVPTFGKKKGPNANS
- the MRPL49 gene encoding large ribosomal subunit protein mL49 isoform X1 yields the protein MAAATFWFVLRGWRTGVPPGCGLRRLSQTQGTPDYPRFLESVDEYRFVERLLPPTSIPKPPKHEHYPTPCGWQPPRDPPPNLPYFVRRSRMHNIPVYRDITHGNRQMTVIRKVEGDIWALQKDVEDFLSPLLGKTPITQVNEVTGTLRIKGYFDQQLKAWLLEKGF
- the MRPL49 gene encoding large ribosomal subunit protein mL49 isoform X2, which produces MAAATFWFVLRGWRTGVPPGCGLRRLTQGTPDYPRFLESVDEYRFVERLLPPTSIPKPPKHEHYPTPCGWQPPRDPPPNLPYFVRRSRMHNIPVYRDITHGNRQMTVIRKVEGDIWALQKDVEDFLSPLLGKTPITQVNEVTGTLRIKGYFDQQLKAWLLEKGF
- the SYVN1 gene encoding E3 ubiquitin-protein ligase synoviolin, whose product is MFRTAVMMAASLALTGAVVAHAYYLKHQFYPTVVYLTKSSPSMAVLYIQAFVLVFLLGKVMGKVFFGQLRAAEMEHLLERSWYAVTETCLAFTVFRDDFSPRFVALFTLLLFLKCFHWLAEDRVDFMERSPNISWLFHCRIVSLMFLLGILDFLFVSHAYHSILTRGASVQLVFGFEYAILMTMVLTIFIKYVLHSVDLQSENPWDNKAVYMLYTELFTGFIKVLLYMAFMTIMIKVHTFPLFAIRPMYLAMRQFKKAVTDAIMSRRAIRNMNTLYPDATPEELQAMDNVCIICREEMVTGAKRLPCNHIFHTSCLRSWFQRQQTCPTCRMDVLRASLPTQSPPPPEPADQGPPPAPHAPPLLPQPPNFPQGLLPPFPPGMFPLWPPMGPFPPVPPPPGSGEAVAPPSTSAAAVSRPNGAATTTAATAASASAPGPASSPEASPAPGFPFPPPWMGMPLPPPFAFPPMPVPPAGFAGLTPEELRALEGHERQHLEARLQSLRNIHTLLDAAMLQINQYLTVLASLGPPRPATAANPTEETAPSAVAATSSTSIPSSEATTPSPGASPPAPEPEKPSAPESAGTEELPEDGEPDAAELRRRRLQKLESPVAH